In Drosophila pseudoobscura strain MV-25-SWS-2005 chromosome 4, UCI_Dpse_MV25, whole genome shotgun sequence, the following proteins share a genomic window:
- the sip2 gene encoding uncharacterized protein sip2 isoform X2 has product MESKEQRYSLDIDEDLKKLLEARKLKKEQQQKQAEAATTINMGDDTIYESMATGDASEHGDDSFDAFERMCDKTASDPDSTLFQYLHSEDKKHVLAMAKENSGIRDLSGEDTAQKEIEFLRRMLEQIGSEDHLDNESPVKGVECTQLEDVEAPSRFWDSDQTLACSEDSNPEPMAKKNVSPVKMVGLLRPSTIIEAYEQESDVSSHVSFQSAQTQKTNVSSSYETATESSSIGGTLLNVDDLFYAAIKKAKPLNMSKEEERELLGDLHGSLIELASPSKNDDESDYVENTIIELSSSDEEEGISNDKAPIFDIKEEAFADEAEENKENSMHFNDTIEEIQYMMQKGLEYIAAAAPVPATVAKPKSPVLQKQNTFDMSPKRLLKTAAAEFLQPPVPLRSNNKPQNVMQSPSKSKIPPRYDINMHLKKTPHTFLNTPSGIPQRRQRQLKQPYDDIISPIRTYTQMSGTTPLMSTFRQTSTDVFSTLAITELEQESRLLQPAASTSAGIRNELDIVSASQLLPKKAYISSELQHVIDERTPIPMPNVQKIQKYLNTAVEPKVFRHDGKMKLPSDAPVSHIPRPANQSLADLSLASGDISMYTLRDAQQFSSK; this is encoded by the exons ATGGAATCTAAGGAACAGCGCTACAGCCTGGATATTGATGAGGACCTGAAGAAATTGTTAGAGGCGAGAAAGTTaaagaaggagcagcagcagaagcaggcgGAAGCTGCAACCACAATCAATATGGGTGACGACACCATATACGAATCCATGGCCACTGGAGATGCTTCGGAACATGGTGATGACAGTTTTGATGCCTTTGAACGCATGTGCGATAAGACGGCATCCGATCCCGATAGCACCCTGTTTCAGTACCTGCACAGTGAGGACAAAAAACATGTTCTTGCCATGGCCAAGGAGAATAGCGGCATACGTGATCTCAGCGGTGAAGACA CTGCCCAGAAGGAGATTGAGTTCTTGCGTCGCATGTTGGAGCAGATCGGCTCTGAGGATCACTTGGACAACGAGAGTCCGGTCAAGGGAGTGGAATGCACACAGCTTGAGGACGTTGAGGCACCCTCACGTTTTTGGGATAGTGACCAGACACTGGCCTGCAGTGAGGACTCCAATCCAGAGCCAATGGCGAAAAAGAATGTCTCGCCCGTAAAGATGGTGGGTCTGCTGCGCCCCTCGACCATAATCGAGGCCTATGAGCAGGAATCTGATGTGTCGTCACACGTGAGTTTCCAGAGTGCTCAAACCCAGAAGACAAATGTGTCCAGCTCCTATGAAACGGCCACAGAGTCTAGTTCCATAGGAGGAACTCTTCTCAACGTCGATGACCTGTTCTATGCGGCAATTAAGAAAGCCAAACCGCTCAACATGTCTAAGGAAGAAGAGCGCGAGCTGCTGGGTGATTTGCATGGCAGCTTAATAGAGCTAGCGTCTCCCTCCAAAAATGATGATGAATCGGATTATGTTGAGAATACAATAATTGAATTATCATCGTccgacgaggaggagggcATTTCCAACGATAAAGCGCCTATTTTTGATATTAAGGAAGAGGCATTCGCGGATGAAGcagaagaaaacaaagagaaCTCGATGCATTTCAATGATACAATCGAGGAAATTCAGTATATGATGCAAAAAGGATTGGAGTAcattgctgccgctgctccagTTCCAGCAACCGTAGCCAAACCCAAGAGCCCAGTTCTTCAGAAACAGAATACATTTGATATGTCACCCAAGCGTTTGCTCAAGACTGCTGCCGCCGAATTTCTGCAGCCCCCTGTGCCTCTACGCAGCAATAACAAGCCGCAAAATGTGATGCAGTCGCCGAGTAAAAGCAAAATACCACCTCGCTATGACATTAATATGCATTTGAAAAAGACTCCACATACCTTCTTAAACACACCATCGGGCATTCCCCAGCGTCGTCAGCGCCAATTGAAGCAGCCCTATGATGACATTATTAGTCCCATTCGCACATACACTCAAATGTCTGGTACGACACCGCTGATGAGTACTTTCCGTCAGACCAGCACAGATGTCTTTAGCACTTTGGCCATTACTGAACTGGAACAGGAGTCCCGTTTGCTGCAGCCTGCTGCTTCCACTTCGGCGGGAATACGCAACGAACTGGACATCGTATCCGCATCTCAACTACTGCCCAAAAAGGCGTACATATCTTCAGAGCTACAGCAC GTGATCGATGAACGCACGCCCATACCGATGCCCAATGTGCAGAAAATTCAAAAGTATTTGAACACGGCCGTTGAGCCAAAAGTATTCCGTCATGATGGTAAAATGAAGCTACCTAGTGATGCCCCCGTATCGCACATTCCACGCCCTGCCAATCAAAGTTTGGCCGATCTGTCGCTCGCCTCCGGCGACATCTCCATGTATACCCTTCGAGATGCTCAGCAATTTTCGAGCAAATAA
- the sip2 gene encoding uncharacterized protein sip2 isoform X1: MSGLNKFQDSEAWRQKLRDHLLANRVPKKSAQMESKEQRYSLDIDEDLKKLLEARKLKKEQQQKQAEAATTINMGDDTIYESMATGDASEHGDDSFDAFERMCDKTASDPDSTLFQYLHSEDKKHVLAMAKENSGIRDLSGEDTAQKEIEFLRRMLEQIGSEDHLDNESPVKGVECTQLEDVEAPSRFWDSDQTLACSEDSNPEPMAKKNVSPVKMVGLLRPSTIIEAYEQESDVSSHVSFQSAQTQKTNVSSSYETATESSSIGGTLLNVDDLFYAAIKKAKPLNMSKEEERELLGDLHGSLIELASPSKNDDESDYVENTIIELSSSDEEEGISNDKAPIFDIKEEAFADEAEENKENSMHFNDTIEEIQYMMQKGLEYIAAAAPVPATVAKPKSPVLQKQNTFDMSPKRLLKTAAAEFLQPPVPLRSNNKPQNVMQSPSKSKIPPRYDINMHLKKTPHTFLNTPSGIPQRRQRQLKQPYDDIISPIRTYTQMSGTTPLMSTFRQTSTDVFSTLAITELEQESRLLQPAASTSAGIRNELDIVSASQLLPKKAYISSELQHVIDERTPIPMPNVQKIQKYLNTAVEPKVFRHDGKMKLPSDAPVSHIPRPANQSLADLSLASGDISMYTLRDAQQFSSK; the protein is encoded by the exons ATGTCTGGTCTTAACAAATTTCAAGACAGCGAGGCTTGGCGTCAGAAACTGCGTGATCACCTTCTGGCCAATCG AGTACCTAAAAAATCTGCACAAATGGAATCTAAGGAACAGCGCTACAGCCTGGATATTGATGAGGACCTGAAGAAATTGTTAGAGGCGAGAAAGTTaaagaaggagcagcagcagaagcaggcgGAAGCTGCAACCACAATCAATATGGGTGACGACACCATATACGAATCCATGGCCACTGGAGATGCTTCGGAACATGGTGATGACAGTTTTGATGCCTTTGAACGCATGTGCGATAAGACGGCATCCGATCCCGATAGCACCCTGTTTCAGTACCTGCACAGTGAGGACAAAAAACATGTTCTTGCCATGGCCAAGGAGAATAGCGGCATACGTGATCTCAGCGGTGAAGACA CTGCCCAGAAGGAGATTGAGTTCTTGCGTCGCATGTTGGAGCAGATCGGCTCTGAGGATCACTTGGACAACGAGAGTCCGGTCAAGGGAGTGGAATGCACACAGCTTGAGGACGTTGAGGCACCCTCACGTTTTTGGGATAGTGACCAGACACTGGCCTGCAGTGAGGACTCCAATCCAGAGCCAATGGCGAAAAAGAATGTCTCGCCCGTAAAGATGGTGGGTCTGCTGCGCCCCTCGACCATAATCGAGGCCTATGAGCAGGAATCTGATGTGTCGTCACACGTGAGTTTCCAGAGTGCTCAAACCCAGAAGACAAATGTGTCCAGCTCCTATGAAACGGCCACAGAGTCTAGTTCCATAGGAGGAACTCTTCTCAACGTCGATGACCTGTTCTATGCGGCAATTAAGAAAGCCAAACCGCTCAACATGTCTAAGGAAGAAGAGCGCGAGCTGCTGGGTGATTTGCATGGCAGCTTAATAGAGCTAGCGTCTCCCTCCAAAAATGATGATGAATCGGATTATGTTGAGAATACAATAATTGAATTATCATCGTccgacgaggaggagggcATTTCCAACGATAAAGCGCCTATTTTTGATATTAAGGAAGAGGCATTCGCGGATGAAGcagaagaaaacaaagagaaCTCGATGCATTTCAATGATACAATCGAGGAAATTCAGTATATGATGCAAAAAGGATTGGAGTAcattgctgccgctgctccagTTCCAGCAACCGTAGCCAAACCCAAGAGCCCAGTTCTTCAGAAACAGAATACATTTGATATGTCACCCAAGCGTTTGCTCAAGACTGCTGCCGCCGAATTTCTGCAGCCCCCTGTGCCTCTACGCAGCAATAACAAGCCGCAAAATGTGATGCAGTCGCCGAGTAAAAGCAAAATACCACCTCGCTATGACATTAATATGCATTTGAAAAAGACTCCACATACCTTCTTAAACACACCATCGGGCATTCCCCAGCGTCGTCAGCGCCAATTGAAGCAGCCCTATGATGACATTATTAGTCCCATTCGCACATACACTCAAATGTCTGGTACGACACCGCTGATGAGTACTTTCCGTCAGACCAGCACAGATGTCTTTAGCACTTTGGCCATTACTGAACTGGAACAGGAGTCCCGTTTGCTGCAGCCTGCTGCTTCCACTTCGGCGGGAATACGCAACGAACTGGACATCGTATCCGCATCTCAACTACTGCCCAAAAAGGCGTACATATCTTCAGAGCTACAGCAC GTGATCGATGAACGCACGCCCATACCGATGCCCAATGTGCAGAAAATTCAAAAGTATTTGAACACGGCCGTTGAGCCAAAAGTATTCCGTCATGATGGTAAAATGAAGCTACCTAGTGATGCCCCCGTATCGCACATTCCACGCCCTGCCAATCAAAGTTTGGCCGATCTGTCGCTCGCCTCCGGCGACATCTCCATGTATACCCTTCGAGATGCTCAGCAATTTTCGAGCAAATAA
- the Coprox gene encoding oxygen-dependent coproporphyrinogen-III oxidase, translating to MNVIRHTMSLVSLGVFQLGRRTRSQHFRGFLLGTGLGLSAFSSVTYAQAEAENAKVKRKLDTSRFMAEPITDAAVLLGDKANMRHRMELMIMEIQAEFCRALESEEMCGKKFQVDRWQREEGGGGITCVIQDGDVFEKAGVNISVVTGWLPPAAVQQMRSRGKNLTEGAKLPFFASGVSAVIHPRNPHIPTIHFNYRYFEVETPDGKKQWWFGGGTDLTPYYLDKQDARHFHQTLKSACDEHDTSYYPKFKKWCDDYFRIKHRSESRGIGGIFFDDIDSPNQEAAFNFVTGCAKAVIPSYMPLVQKHKNREYGNNERQWQLLRRGRYVEFNLIYDRGTKFGLYTPGARYESILMSLPLHARWEYMHEPKSTSKEGELMKVLKNPKDWV from the coding sequence ATGAACGTAATACGGCACACAATGTCCCTGGTGTCGTTGGGCGTGTTTCAGCTCGGCCGACGGACCAGGAGCCAGCATTTCCGTGGCTTTCTGCTCGGcacggggctggggctgtcgGCCTTTTCATCGGTCACGTACGCACAGGCGGAGGCCGAAAACGCAAAGGTCAAGAGAAAGCTGGATACGTCCAGGTTCATGGCCGAGCCGATAACAGATGCCGCAGTCCTGTTGGGGGACAAGGCCAACATGCGGCACAGAATGGAGCTGATGATTATGGAGATTCAGGCGGAATTCTGCCGCGCCTTGGAATCGGAGGAGATGTGTGGCAAGAAGTTTCAGGTGGACCGTTGGCAGCGAGAGGAGGGTGGCGGCGGCATTACCTGCGTTATCCAGGATGGCGATGTTTTCGAGAAGGCGGGAGTTAACATCTCGGTGGTCACAGGCTGGTTGCCACCAGCTGCTGTTCAACAGATGCGCTCCCGTGGCAAGAACCTGACGGAGGGCGCCAAACTACCCTTCTTTGCCAGCGGTGTGAGCGCTGTGATCCATCCACGCAACCCACATATCCCTACTATCCACTTTAACTATCGCTACTTTGAGGTGGAAACACCAGATGGCAAAAAGCAATGGTGGTTCGGGGGCGGCACAGACCTCACACCGTACTACCTGGACAAACAGGACGCTCGCCACTTCCACCAGACTCTGAAGTCTGCCTGTGACGAACACGACACCTCCTACTATCCCAAGTTTAAGAAGTGGTGCGATGACTACTTCCGCATCAAGCACAGGAGCGAGAGCCGTGGCATTGGCGGCATATTCTTTGACGACATCGATTCACCCAACCAAGAGGCTGCCTTTAATTTTGTGACTGGCTGTGCTAAGGCCGTCATCCCGTCTTACATGCCCCTTGTACAGAAGCACAAGAACCGGGAGTATGGCAACAATGAGCGGCAGTGGCAACTACTTCGCCGCGGCCGCTATGTGGAGTTCAACCTCATCTACGATCGCGGCACCAAGTTCGGCCTATACACGCCCGGTGCGCGCTATGAGAGCATTTTGATGTCACTGCCTCTCCATGCCCGCTGGGAGTACATGCACGAGCCCAAATCCACATCCAAGGAGGGTGAGCTAATGAAGGTTCTGAAGAATCCAAAAGATTGGGTCTAA
- the Sumo gene encoding small ubiquitin-related modifier 2 — MSDEKKGGETEHINLKVLGQDNAVVQFKIKKHTPLRKLMNAYCDRAGLSMQVVRFRFDGQPINENDTPTSLEMEEGDTIEVYQQQTGGFY; from the coding sequence ATGTCTGACGAAAAGAAAGGTGGTGAAACCGAACACATCAACTTGAAGGTGTTGGGACAGGACAATGCCGTGGtccaatttaaaattaaaaaacacacTCCGCTGCGAAAGTTGATGAACGCCTACTGTGACAGGGCCGGGCTGTCCATGCAGGTTGTGCGCTTCCGCTTTGATGGCCAGCCTATAAACGAGAACGATACCCCAACTTCGCTAGAGATGGAGGAAGGCGACACCATCGAGGTGTACCAGCAGCAGACCGGCGGTTTCTATTAA
- the snRNP-U1-70K gene encoding U1 small nuclear ribonucleoprotein 70 kDa, whose product MTQYLPPNLLALFAARDPIPFMPPVDKLPHEKKSRGYLGVAHFMTDFEDPEDTPLPKTVETRQERLERRRREKAEQVAYKLEREIALWDPTEIKNATEDPFRTLFIARINYDTSESKLRREFEFYGPIKKIVLIHDQESGKPKGYAFIEYEHERDMHAAYKHADGKKIDSKRVLVDVERARTVKGWLPRRLGGGLGGTRRGGNDVNIKHSGREDNERERERYRLEREREDREGAGGRSNNGVEPRGAPGGRPAFGADRRRSRSRDRRDRERDRGRVAVAGNRSRSRSRERRKRRAGSRERYDEFDRRDRRERDRERDRDRDRDREREKRKKRSKSRERDSSRERRERKRDRKDRERGGVAGDVKERKPDFREMDIIKIKEEPVDDGYPSFDYQNAAIKREVDDEHEEKYRPPPAHHNMFSVPPPPIIGRNNSNANPNAALNPDNGQQNANEQSWWRQ is encoded by the coding sequence ATGACCCAATATCTACCGCCGAATTTGTTGGCGTTATTCGCCGCACGGGATCCCATCCCGTTTATGCCGCCGGTGGATAAATTGCCACATGAAAAGAAATCGAGAGGCTACTTGGGAGTGGCCCACTTTATGACTGATTTCGAGGATCCCGAGGACACACCGCTGCCCAAGACGGTTGAGACGCGCCAGGAGCGCCTGGAGCGAAGGCGTCGCGAAAAGGCCGAGCAGGTGGCCTACAAGCTAGAGCGAGAAATCGCCCTGTGGGATCCCACTGAGATAAAGAACGCCACAGAGGATCCCTTTCGCACTCTGTTTATCGCACGTATCAACTACGACACATCTGAGTCAAAGCTGCGGCGTGAGTTTGAGTTCTATGGCCCCATCAAGAAAATAGTCCTGATCCACGACCAGGAGTCAGGTAAACCCAAGGGCTATGCCTTCATTGAGTACGAGCACGAGCGCGACATGCACGCCGCCTACAAGCACGCCGATGGTAAGAAGATTGACAGCAAGCGTGTCCTGGTAGATGTAGAACGGGCCCGCACAGTCAAGGGCTGGCTGCCGCGTCGCCTGGGCGGAGGACTGGGCGGCACTCGGCGCGGTGGCAACGACGTGAATATCAAGCACTCTGGTCGCGAGGACAATGAGCGAGAACGCGAACGCTACCGCCTAGAACGTGAGCGCGAGGATCGTGAAGGAGCAGGCGGTCGCAGCAACAATGGCGTCGAGCCCAGAGGCGCCCCCGGAGGACGTCCTGCCTTTGGGGCAGACAGACGGCGGTCTCGCTCCAGAGACCGCAGGGATCGGGAACGTGATCGTGGACGTGTCGCCGTGGCTGGCAACCGTTCCCGCAGCCGGTCCCGTGAGCGCAGAAAACGTCGCGCCGGCAGCCGGGAACGCTATGATGAGTTCGACCGCCGCGACAGGCGGGAGAGGGACCGTGAGAGAGATCGCGATCGCGACCGTGATCGTGAACGTGAGAAGAGGAAGAAGCGTTCCAAGTCGCGCGAGCGCGATTCCTCCAGGGAGCGACGCGAACGCAAGCGTGACCGAAAGGACCGCGAACGCGGAGGAGTGGCCGGCGATGTTAAGGAACGCAAGCCCGATTTCCGTGAAATGGACATCATCAAGATTAAGGAGGAGCCCGTCGACGATGGCTATCCATCGTTCGACTATCAAAACGCAGCCATCAAGCGCGAGGTTGACGATGAGCACGAGGAGAAGTACCGTCCTCCGCCTGCGCATCACAATATGTTCAgtgtgccgccgccgcccatcATCGGACGCAATAATTCGAATGCAAACCCCAATGCAGCTCTCAATCCCGACAATGGCCAGCAAAATGCCAACGAGCAGAGCTGGTGGCGTCAGTAG
- the cup gene encoding protein cup — translation MQMAETNQDGAGALKISTEEPKKPKTVRHLISELEKTDPPSIEEVSTPCENDKVMFVYPPPPPPPTPVQVPLPSKAALPLPMPLDREEDEANSEKWEDPCAPPPPPPMPSNAFLSSGLGYLKLTAVKLKDALEEAITKIETNKRHQKVTIKPSHQIDQVKWEAIEMLPRCSWDMLDARAAASSCVAPCMAVMVHPKNKKPAIFVQLERIMKVNRLLAKQNKTQMAISQEPIPLFAAVKSHHEDEGLTLQVLSARASTPYTQPTSMLSCTAVSCDLEHDSPKKHQKEVAPPLEQRHSAHQKHAPASSASKPGNVKAHKTTVRRSPVPFRTHYTRSSLLDIRGEMLNALAHRSKEIFAMPRIATCDDIELEARLRRMNLWRTAADSTRFRSRSNPTTFHNTNNNHNNNNNECMPAFYKNKNKPHLISDESIIQSQPPQPQTEFQDPAIVNQRRIGSGRFNHSTKWPYSSADYHPYNKTKLHLDEGNLKHQNSGNMTVLQFFDNGEISSSKMSQPNGRPNTPVMGMSNNRSDNETMMSNESSEDLSRANENYVKRVMSGFLVVSKPKSRESEERHHRRYRNQSEEPEWFSCGPTSRLDTIELCGFDEDEERMLKEGHHHAEMDREGQKHKMDQNKYKWTHPDAAISRNKFMPKHDTNNNHSMDNMNKVMNAEQHPHQHPQISKEEKRSGGGSGRSFQFDKFNQSYENNNYINQQQQPLPQKHQPQQGMPMQQPQPPSCDSNNSKFMSFFERERNGSSSSLNEFFKQAMTHNPNPHKEQQPKSLPGHMPSVEQLEAKWRRNSLTTAAAGGGESVHQNNQSDNFQKLIGSLSASKAAPPPQPVTTDAISTFIIQQQAYQQQQQKQHMLIQQQQQQTAFLAGLQLKAILGRADTQLLLLRLTKGEISKHGLLVQLANPRLCNTDREAITAVLQFTNTQQQQQQHQQQLDMLSSTVIASQLQNLHHLTIVQQSLAARQQQQKQQQQQFPQQTQQLSQEDLQAHANLIMRNAVMKRKMEEQSSMLINGGAVVGVKNPAQQQQQQSRGQQQRQNRPDTSANALLHALISGNGNAIGNTPQAPTGIPNLGGGQLPRRTADGSFQNADLTQQQQQPHFPTQYNNNPYYLQQPPQIRQQNNQKAQMKAQQPPMAMPLPSGIDEFH, via the exons ATGCAAATGGCTGAGACTAATCAAGATGGCGCTGGCGCCCTGAAAATTTCGACTGAAGAACCCAAGAAGCCAAAAACTGTTCGCCATCTGATCTCTGAGCTGGAAAAGACTGACCCGCCGTCCATAGAAGAAGTCTCCACACCTTGCGAGAATGATAAGGTCATGTTTGTCTAtccgccaccaccgcctccACCAACACCAGTACAGGTGCCGCTGCCGTCCAAAGCAGCACTTCCCCTACCGATGCCGTTAGATCGCGAAGAGGATGAAGCTAATTCGGAGAAATGGGAAGATCCCTGtgccccgccgccgccacctccAATGCCCTCGAATGCCTTCCTGTCCAGCGGCTTGGGCTATCTGAAGCTCACGGCCGTCAAGTTGAAGGATGCCCTGGAGGAGGCCATAACCAAGATAGAGACCAACAAGCGCCATCAGAAGGTAACCATCAAA CCATCTCACCAGATAGATCAAGTTAAATGGGAGGCCATTGAAATGTTGCCAAGATGCTCTTGGGACATGCTGGATGCCAGAGCAGCTGCCTCGTCATGCGTGGCTCCCTGCATGGCTGTGATGGTGCACCCGAAGAACAAGAAGCCAGCCATCTTTGTGCAGCTGGAGAGGATTATGAAGGTGAACCGCCTGTTGGCCAAGCAAAACAAGACCCAAATGGCCATTTCCCAAGAGCCCATACCGCTGTTTGCCGCCGTTAAGTCGCACCACGAGGATGAGGGACTGACACTGCAGGTGCTCTCGGCAAGAGCATCCACACCATATACCCAGCCCACGAGCATGCTGTCGTGTACGGCTGTCAGCTGCGACTTGGAACATGATTCGCCGAAGAAACACCAGAAGGAAGTCGCCCCCCCGCTGGAGCAGCGCCATTCAGCGCACCAGAAACATGCTCCTGCATCATCGGCCAGCAAACCAGGAAACGTGAAGGCTCACAAAACAACAGTTCGTCGCTCGCCAGTTCCCTTTCGAACCCACTACACGCGCTCCAGCCTGCTGGACATACGCGGCGAAATGCTGAATGCCCTCGCGCATCGTTCCAAGGAGATTTTTGCTATGCCCCGGATCGCAACCTGCGACGACATCGAACTGGAGGCTCGCTTGCGGCGTATGAACCTGTGGCGTACTGCCGCAGATTCAACTCGCTTCAGGTCTCGCTCGAATCCCACGACCTTTCACAACACCAataacaaccacaacaacaacaataatgaATGCATGCCAGCCTTCTataagaacaagaacaagccGCATCTAATCAGTGACGAGTCCATCATCCAGAGCCAGCCCCCGCAACCCCAAACGGAATTCCAG GATCCCGCTATTGTCAATCAAAGACGAATTGGCAGCGGCCGTTTCAACCATTCCACAAAGTGGCCCTACAGTAGTGCGGACTACCATCCGTATAATAAAACCAAACTCCATCTGGATGAAGGAAACTTGAAGCATCAGAACAGCGGCAACATGACGGTTTTGCAGTTCTTTGACAACGGCGAAATTAGTAGCTCGAAGATGAGCCAGCCGAATGGTCGACCCAATACCCCGGTAATGGGTATGTCCAACAATCGCTCGGATAACGAGACCATGATGTCCAATGAGTCCAGCGAAGACCTAAGCCGTGCCAATGAGAACTATGTGAAGCGCGTAATGTCCGGTTTCCTGGTTGTGTCGAAGCCCAAGTCCCGCGAATCGGAGGAACGACACCATCGCCGCTACAGGAACCAAAGCGAGGAGCCGGAATGGTTCAGCTGTGGCCCAACCTCCAGGCTGGACACCATCGAGTTGTGCGGCTTTGATGAGGACGAGGAAAGGATGCTCAAGGAGGGCCATCACCATGCCGAAATGGACAGGGAAGGGCAAAAGCATAAG ATGGATCAGAACAAGTACAAGTGGACCCATCCAGATGCCGCCATTTCACGCAACAAATTTATGCCCAAACATGATACCAACAACAATCACAGCATGGACAACATGAACAAGGTGATGAACGCTGAACAGCATCCGCATCAGCATCCACAGATATCCAAGGAGGAGAAGCGTTCTGGTGGCGGTAGCGGCCGATCATTCCAGTTTGATAAGTTCAATCAGAGTTACGAGAACAACAATTATAtaaaccagcagcagcagccacttcCACAAAAGCACCAGCCACAGCAGGGAATGCCaatgcagcagccacagccgccgtCTTGCGACAGCAACAATTCTAAATTCATGTCATTCTTTGAACGTGAGAGAAATGGGTCATCGTCTTCGTTAAATGAATTCTTCAAGCAGGCCATGACCCATAACCCGAATCCAcacaaggagcagcagcccaaATCCCTGCCAGGCCACATGCCCTCGGTGGAACAATTGGAGGCCAAGTGGCGTCGCAATTCTCTCaccacagctgctgctggtgggggGGAATCTGTCCATCAGAATAATCAGTCTGATAATTTCCAAAAGCTAATTGGCTCGCTCAGTGCCTCGAAAGCAGCCCCACCCCCGCAGCCGGTCACCACTGATGCTATTTCCACATTCATCATTCAGCAGCAGGcataccagcagcagcaacagaaacaacacaTGCTcatacagcagcaacagcagcagaccGCCTTTCTGGCCGGCCTCCAGCTGAAGGCGATCCTCGGCCGTGCTGATACCCAATTGCTGTTGCTACGCCTGACCAAAG GGGAAATTTCCAAGCACGGCTTGCTGGTTCAGTTGGCCAACCCGCGTCTCTGCAACACAGATCGGGAGGCCATTACGGCAGTGCTGCAGTTCACCAAcactcagcagcagcaacagcagcaccagcagcagctggacatGCTCTCGAGCACGGTGATTGCCAGCCAGCTGCAAAATCTGCATCACCTGACCATTGTCCAGCAGAGTCTGGCTgcgagacagcagcagcagaagcaacagcagcagcagttcccaCAGCAGACTCAACAGCTGTCGCAGGAGGATCTGCAGGCCCATGCCAATCTAATAATGAGAAATGCTGTAATGAAGCGTAAAATGGAGGAGCAGTCCTCCATGCTGATCAAtggtggtgctgttgttgGAGTCAAGAATccggcacagcagcagcaacagcaatctcgtggccagcagcagcgtcagaATCGTCCGGATACCTCAGCCAATGCTTTGCTTCATGCTCTTATAtctggcaatggcaatgccatTGGCAACACTCCCCAGGCCCCAACTGGGATACCCAACTTGGGAGGTGGACAGCTTCCTCGACGTACCGCTGATGGAAGTTTCCAAAATGCTGACTtaacacagcagcagcagcagccccactTTCCGACACAGTACAATAACAATCCATATTatctgcagcagccgccacaaaTTCGCCAACAAAACAACCAGAAAGCACAGATGAAGGCCCAACAGCCGCCTATGGCCATGCCGTTGCCCAGTGGCATAG ATGAGTTTCATTAA